From Bradyrhizobium symbiodeficiens, the proteins below share one genomic window:
- a CDS encoding NAD(P)H-dependent oxidoreductase, with the protein MNLYRLLQARASAGKPVRVALIGAGKFGSMFLAQVPHTPGLEVPVIVDIDRDRAREACRTVGWSAERIAATVFTDDGARAIAGGAMDVVVEATGNPAVGIKHARAAIAAGKHIVMVNVEADVLAGPLLAEEARKAGVVYSLAYGDQPALTAEMVDWARATGFRVVAAGKGTKYLPAYHDVTPDGVWQHYGLTAGEAQSAGMNPQMFNSFLDGTKSAIEMAAIANACALDVPADGLLFPPCGVDDLPHIMRPRSRGGVLERSGLVEVVSSLERDGRPVFRDLRWGVYVVLEAPNDYAADCFRQYGLKTDGSGRFAAMYKPYHLIGLELNISVLSAALRGEPTGQASGFRGDVAAVAKRNLRAGEMLDGEGGYTVWGKLVPAAASLKAGALPIGLAHRVKLKHDIAHGAVVHWSDVEFDASNETVKTRKAMESAFAAQH; encoded by the coding sequence ATGAACCTCTACCGCCTCCTCCAGGCCCGCGCGTCCGCCGGCAAGCCTGTCCGTGTCGCCCTGATCGGCGCCGGCAAGTTCGGCTCGATGTTCCTGGCGCAGGTGCCGCACACGCCGGGGCTGGAGGTGCCCGTCATCGTCGACATCGACCGGGACCGCGCACGCGAGGCGTGCCGCACCGTCGGCTGGAGCGCCGAGCGCATTGCCGCCACCGTCTTCACCGATGACGGCGCGCGCGCCATTGCCGGCGGCGCGATGGACGTGGTGGTGGAGGCGACCGGCAATCCAGCCGTCGGCATCAAGCATGCGCGCGCCGCGATCGCCGCGGGCAAGCATATCGTGATGGTGAATGTCGAAGCCGACGTGCTGGCGGGCCCGCTGCTCGCCGAGGAAGCGCGAAAAGCAGGCGTGGTCTATTCGCTCGCCTATGGCGACCAGCCGGCGCTGACCGCCGAGATGGTCGACTGGGCCCGCGCCACCGGCTTCCGCGTCGTCGCCGCCGGCAAGGGCACGAAATATCTGCCCGCCTATCACGACGTCACACCGGACGGCGTCTGGCAGCATTACGGCCTCACCGCGGGCGAGGCACAGTCGGCCGGCATGAATCCGCAGATGTTCAACTCCTTCCTCGATGGCACCAAATCGGCGATCGAGATGGCCGCGATCGCCAACGCCTGCGCTCTCGACGTGCCCGCGGACGGCTTGCTGTTTCCGCCCTGCGGCGTCGACGATCTGCCTCACATCATGCGGCCGCGCTCGCGCGGTGGCGTGCTGGAGCGGTCGGGCCTGGTCGAAGTCGTCTCCTCGCTCGAGCGCGACGGACGGCCGGTGTTTCGCGACCTGCGCTGGGGCGTCTATGTCGTGCTGGAGGCGCCGAACGACTACGCCGCCGACTGCTTCAGGCAATACGGCCTCAAGACCGACGGCAGCGGGCGCTTTGCCGCGATGTACAAGCCGTATCACCTGATCGGGCTCGAGCTGAACATCTCGGTGCTGTCGGCCGCGCTGCGCGGCGAGCCGACCGGCCAGGCCAGCGGCTTCCGCGGCGACGTCGCGGCGGTCGCCAAGCGCAATCTGCGCGCAGGCGAGATGCTGGACGGCGAAGGCGGTTACACGGTGTGGGGCAAGCTGGTACCGGCGGCGGCGAGCCTGAAGGCCGGCGCGCTGCCGATTGGCCTCGCCCACCGCGTGAAGCTGAAGCATGACATCGCGCACGGCGCGGTGGTGCACTGGAGCGACGTCGAGTTCGACGCCAGCAACGAGACGGTGAAGACCCGCAAGGCGATGGAGAGTGCGTTCGCAGCGCAGCATTAA
- a CDS encoding phytanoyl-CoA dioxygenase family protein — protein MRLSQEQLEFFHREGWLFLPELFSPEEVDFLAREAVGIYDADRPEVWREKSGAPRTAFAAHLYNEAFGLLGAHPRMIDPVEQLFGEPVYMHQFKINAKSAFTGDVWQWHQDYGTWKRDDGMPEPRAMNIAIFLDEVMPINGPLMLVPRSQNAGDLEASHDLATTSYPLWTLDEATVTRLVAQGGIVAPTGKPGGMLMFHGNLVHGSAGNITPFPRKIVYLTLNAVSNHIRNPTRPDYIAHRDFAPIKTVDDDALLRLARAPRQAAE, from the coding sequence ATGAGACTGTCTCAGGAGCAATTGGAGTTCTTCCACCGCGAGGGCTGGCTGTTTTTGCCCGAGCTGTTCAGCCCGGAGGAGGTCGATTTCCTCGCGCGCGAGGCGGTCGGCATTTACGATGCCGACCGGCCCGAGGTCTGGCGCGAGAAGAGCGGCGCGCCGCGCACGGCGTTTGCCGCGCATCTCTACAACGAGGCGTTCGGCCTCCTCGGCGCCCATCCGCGCATGATCGACCCGGTCGAGCAGCTGTTCGGCGAGCCGGTCTACATGCATCAGTTCAAGATCAACGCGAAATCGGCTTTCACCGGCGACGTCTGGCAGTGGCACCAGGACTACGGCACCTGGAAGCGCGACGACGGCATGCCGGAGCCGCGCGCCATGAACATCGCGATCTTCCTCGACGAGGTGATGCCGATCAACGGCCCCCTGATGCTGGTGCCGCGCAGCCAGAACGCCGGCGATCTCGAAGCCTCGCACGACCTCGCCACCACATCCTATCCGCTGTGGACGCTGGACGAGGCCACCGTGACGCGGCTGGTCGCGCAGGGCGGCATCGTGGCGCCGACCGGAAAGCCCGGCGGTATGCTGATGTTTCACGGCAATCTCGTGCACGGTTCGGCCGGCAACATCACGCCCTTCCCGCGTAAGATCGTGTACCTGACGCTGAACGCGGTTTCGAACCACATCCGCAATCCCACGCGGCCGGACTACATCGCGCATCGCGACTTCGCCCCGATCAAGACGGTGGACGACGACGCGCTGCTGCGCCTCGCACGTGCGCCGCGGCAGGCGGCGGAATAG
- a CDS encoding GntR family transcriptional regulator yields MIPLDPLPNLIDQVYARILEAISDRTLQPGQRIRQNELADKLGVSRQPVSHALHLLHRQGLVAESGKRGFEVTQLDPARIRQLYEVRGAIDALAARLAAERAGYDAAGRARLEAALAAGRGIDRNTTLAELIVRDVDFHRAIYQLAGNPVIEETIAPQWPHMRRSMATVLSELDYRGSAWAEHAGIAGYILSGDANAAERAALSHAQTAGRMTEERLRATKDAAA; encoded by the coding sequence GTGATCCCCCTCGACCCGCTCCCGAACCTGATCGATCAGGTCTATGCCCGAATCCTGGAGGCGATCTCCGACCGCACGCTTCAGCCCGGCCAACGCATCCGGCAGAACGAGCTGGCCGACAAGCTCGGCGTCTCGCGCCAGCCTGTCTCGCATGCGCTGCACCTGCTCCACCGCCAGGGTCTGGTCGCCGAGAGCGGCAAACGCGGCTTCGAGGTCACTCAGCTCGATCCCGCGCGCATCCGCCAACTCTACGAGGTCCGGGGCGCGATCGACGCGCTGGCCGCCCGGCTCGCGGCTGAACGCGCGGGATATGACGCGGCCGGCCGCGCGCGGCTGGAAGCGGCACTCGCCGCCGGACGCGGCATCGACCGCAACACGACACTCGCAGAGCTGATCGTGCGCGACGTCGATTTTCACCGCGCGATCTATCAGCTCGCCGGCAATCCCGTAATCGAGGAGACCATCGCACCGCAATGGCCGCATATGCGCCGCTCGATGGCGACGGTGCTGTCCGAGCTCGACTATCGCGGCAGCGCCTGGGCGGAGCATGCCGGCATCGCCGGATACATTCTCAGCGGTGATGCGAATGCGGCCGAACGCGCGGCGCTGTCGCATGCACAGACGGCGGGACGGATGACTGAGGAGAGATTGAGGGCGACGAAGGACGCGGCGGCGTAA
- a CDS encoding alpha/beta fold hydrolase: MQTFRVNGYDMAYLEVGEGHPLVCVHGTLGDFRTWYAVLGPLSKSHRVISVSLRHFFPEHWDAVGDDYKMAQHVSDVIAFIEQIKPGPVDLMGHSRGGHIAFRVAQARPDLVRKLVLAEPGGDLDASLPVPEGTPAHPPLAARTARSVEMIRAGDIEGALQNFYEGIEGDGSWRRVPAAAKQQLRDNALTFLGQINEQRRPYTLSDAQAIKTPTLLIGGGATTGSLSVMWRVLAEHITGSKTAVIPNAGHWMFEQAPLEFGERVSVFLAE; encoded by the coding sequence ATGCAGACCTTTCGCGTCAACGGTTACGACATGGCCTATCTCGAAGTCGGAGAGGGTCATCCGCTGGTCTGCGTGCACGGCACGCTCGGCGACTTCCGCACCTGGTATGCGGTGCTCGGGCCGCTGTCGAAGAGCCATCGCGTGATCTCGGTCAGCCTGCGGCATTTCTTCCCCGAGCATTGGGACGCCGTCGGCGACGACTACAAGATGGCGCAGCACGTCTCGGATGTGATCGCCTTCATCGAGCAGATCAAGCCCGGACCGGTCGACCTGATGGGCCATTCGCGCGGCGGTCACATCGCGTTTCGCGTGGCGCAGGCCCGGCCGGATCTGGTGCGGAAGCTGGTGCTGGCCGAGCCGGGCGGCGATCTCGACGCATCCCTGCCGGTGCCGGAAGGCACGCCCGCGCATCCGCCGCTGGCGGCGCGCACCGCGCGATCGGTCGAGATGATCCGTGCCGGCGATATCGAGGGCGCGCTGCAGAATTTCTACGAGGGCATCGAGGGCGACGGCTCGTGGCGGCGCGTGCCCGCGGCGGCCAAGCAGCAGCTGCGCGACAACGCGCTGACGTTCCTCGGCCAGATCAACGAGCAGCGCCGGCCCTACACGCTGAGCGATGCGCAGGCGATCAAGACCCCGACGCTGCTGATCGGCGGCGGCGCTACCACCGGCAGCCTGTCGGTGATGTGGCGCGTGCTGGCCGAGCACATCACGGGGAGCAAGACGGCGGTGATTCCGAACGCCGGCCACTGGATGTTCGAGCAGGCCCCGCTGGAGTTCGGGGAGCGGGTGAGCGTGTTTCTGGCGGAGTAG
- a CDS encoding alpha/beta fold hydrolase encodes MQSLHVNGYDMPYLDVGEDSGRPPLACVHGSLNDFRVWGCVLGPLTQRHRVIAVSLRHFFPEKWDGVGDTYSIAQHVSDVIAFIEKLDLGPVDLMGHSRGGHICFRVAQRRPDLLRRLVLAEPGGELDASLDPDYAGGPSPLLARFTASAEKIAAGDVDGGLAVFVDTLEGAGTWPRLPALVKQNLRDNATTLIGQVRDNRPPFSKADAEAIKMPTLFILGARTKGLLPKVLHALAAHVPYSKTAIIPNATHPMFEQAPQKYSEVVLDFLAS; translated from the coding sequence ATGCAAAGCCTCCACGTCAACGGTTACGACATGCCCTATCTCGACGTGGGCGAGGACAGCGGCCGGCCGCCGCTGGCCTGCGTGCACGGCTCGCTCAACGACTTCCGTGTCTGGGGCTGCGTGCTCGGCCCGCTGACCCAGCGGCATCGGGTGATCGCCGTCAGCCTGCGGCACTTCTTTCCGGAGAAATGGGATGGTGTTGGCGACACCTATTCGATCGCCCAGCATGTCAGCGACGTCATCGCCTTCATCGAGAAGCTCGACCTCGGCCCGGTCGACCTGATGGGCCATTCCCGCGGCGGCCACATCTGCTTCCGCGTAGCGCAGCGCCGGCCGGACCTGCTGCGGCGGCTGGTGCTGGCCGAACCGGGCGGTGAGCTCGATGCGAGCCTCGACCCCGACTATGCCGGCGGTCCCTCGCCGTTGCTGGCGCGCTTCACGGCCTCGGCCGAGAAGATCGCGGCCGGCGATGTCGACGGCGGCCTCGCCGTCTTCGTCGACACGCTGGAAGGCGCCGGCACCTGGCCTCGGCTGCCAGCCCTGGTGAAGCAGAACCTGCGCGACAACGCCACGACCCTGATCGGCCAGGTCCGCGACAATCGTCCGCCATTCTCGAAGGCAGATGCGGAGGCGATCAAGATGCCGACGCTGTTCATCCTGGGGGCGCGGACCAAGGGCCTGCTGCCGAAGGTGCTGCATGCGCTCGCCGCGCATGTGCCTTACTCCAAGACGGCGATAATTCCCAACGCGACGCATCCGATGTTCGAGCAGGCGCCGCAGAAATACTCCGAAGTCGTCCTGGATTTTCTGGCGAGCTGA
- a CDS encoding methylated-DNA--[protein]-cysteine S-methyltransferase, whose protein sequence is MTDQHFALFDTRIGLCAVAWGPRGINGTQLPMGGEQKIRTRISQRHGDAIEAEPTAEVRQAIDRIVKLLAGEPDDLTDIPLDLDGVPDFNRGVYEIARAIPPGKTVTYGDIARQLGGVQLSRDVGQALGHNPCPIVVPCHRVLAAGNKPGGFSANGGVVTKLKMLEIEGALVNHTPSLFD, encoded by the coding sequence ATGACCGACCAGCATTTCGCCCTGTTCGACACCAGGATCGGCCTCTGCGCCGTCGCCTGGGGCCCGCGCGGCATCAACGGGACGCAATTGCCGATGGGCGGCGAGCAGAAGATCCGCACCCGCATCAGCCAGCGCCACGGTGATGCCATCGAGGCCGAGCCGACCGCCGAGGTGCGGCAGGCGATCGACCGCATCGTCAAGCTGCTCGCGGGCGAGCCTGACGATCTCACCGACATTCCGCTCGATCTCGACGGCGTGCCTGACTTCAACCGCGGCGTCTACGAGATCGCCCGCGCCATTCCGCCCGGCAAGACCGTCACCTATGGCGACATCGCCAGGCAGCTCGGCGGCGTGCAGCTGTCGCGCGACGTCGGCCAGGCGCTCGGCCACAACCCGTGCCCGATCGTCGTGCCCTGCCACCGCGTGCTCGCCGCCGGCAACAAGCCCGGCGGCTTCTCGGCCAATGGCGGCGTGGTGACGAAGCTGAAGATGCTGGAGATCGAAGGCGCGCTGGTGAACCACACGCCGAGTTTGTTTGACTGA
- a CDS encoding acyl-CoA synthetase: MTHPSIHAKTTPDKIAYRMAGTGKAITYRELDELSNQGAQLFRSLGLKAGDHIALLMENRLAFMELCWAAQRSGLYYTAISRYLKQDEIDYIIADCGAKIVITTPKCADQIKDLVKGAAGEPLFYMMDDPLPGFRSYDKEAAAQPTTPIADEVAGYDMLYSSGTTGRPKGIKKAFEGNRIDAPNAFLRVLCADMCGMNADSTYLSPAPLYHAAPLRFNMMAIVLGGTSIIMEHFDAEEFLKLVEAHKVTQSQLVPTMFVRMLKLPNEVRTKYDVSTLKGAIHAAAPCPVDVKAKMIEWWGPILIEYYAGSEGNGVTVCNSQQWLEHRGSVGRAVVGKIKILDENDEEQPTGEIGTVYFADAPAFTYHNDVEKTKKAYNAKGWSTLGDVGYLDKDGFLYLTDRKSYMIISGGVNIYPQETEDVLITHPDVADVAVFGVPNEEMGEEVKAVVQPHDMARAGKALEADLIAYCKTRLSAIKCPRSIDFEPELPRTPTGKLVKRHLRDKYWPKTAAKI, from the coding sequence ATGACCCACCCCTCCATCCACGCAAAGACCACGCCCGACAAGATCGCCTACCGAATGGCCGGGACCGGCAAGGCGATCACCTATCGCGAGCTCGACGAGCTTTCGAACCAGGGCGCTCAGCTGTTCCGCTCGCTCGGCCTCAAGGCTGGCGACCACATCGCTCTGCTGATGGAGAATCGCCTCGCCTTCATGGAGCTGTGCTGGGCCGCGCAGCGGAGCGGACTCTATTACACCGCGATCAGCCGCTATCTGAAGCAGGACGAGATCGACTACATCATCGCCGATTGCGGCGCCAAAATCGTGATCACCACGCCGAAATGCGCCGATCAGATCAAGGATCTCGTCAAGGGCGCCGCCGGCGAGCCGCTCTTCTACATGATGGACGACCCGCTGCCCGGCTTCCGCTCCTACGACAAGGAGGCCGCCGCGCAGCCGACCACGCCGATCGCCGACGAGGTCGCCGGCTACGACATGCTGTATTCGTCCGGCACCACCGGCCGCCCGAAGGGCATCAAGAAGGCCTTCGAGGGCAACAGGATCGACGCGCCGAACGCCTTCCTGCGCGTGCTCTGCGCCGACATGTGCGGCATGAACGCCGACAGCACCTATCTCTCGCCGGCACCGCTCTATCACGCAGCTCCCTTGCGCTTCAACATGATGGCGATCGTGCTCGGCGGCACCTCCATCATCATGGAGCACTTCGACGCCGAAGAATTCCTGAAGTTGGTCGAGGCACACAAGGTCACGCAGTCGCAGCTGGTGCCGACCATGTTCGTGCGCATGCTGAAGCTGCCCAACGAAGTCCGCACCAAATACGACGTTTCCACGCTCAAGGGCGCGATCCACGCCGCCGCGCCTTGCCCGGTCGACGTGAAAGCGAAGATGATCGAGTGGTGGGGACCGATCCTGATCGAGTATTATGCCGGCTCGGAAGGCAATGGCGTCACCGTCTGCAACTCGCAGCAATGGCTGGAGCATCGCGGCAGCGTCGGCCGCGCCGTGGTCGGCAAGATCAAGATTCTCGACGAGAACGACGAGGAGCAACCGACCGGCGAGATCGGCACGGTCTATTTCGCCGACGCCCCCGCGTTCACCTATCACAACGACGTCGAGAAGACGAAGAAAGCCTACAACGCCAAGGGCTGGTCCACGCTCGGCGACGTCGGCTATCTCGACAAGGACGGCTTCCTCTATCTCACCGACCGCAAGTCCTACATGATCATCTCCGGCGGCGTGAACATCTATCCGCAAGAGACCGAGGACGTGCTGATCACCCACCCCGACGTTGCCGATGTCGCCGTGTTCGGCGTGCCGAACGAGGAGATGGGCGAAGAGGTGAAGGCGGTGGTGCAGCCGCACGACATGGCTCGTGCCGGCAAGGCGCTCGAGGCCGATTTGATCGCCTACTGCAAGACGCGGCTGTCGGCGATCAAATGCCCGCGCTCGATCGACTTCGAACCCGAGCTGCCGCGCACGCCCACCGGCAAGCTGGTGAAGCGGCATCTGCGGGACAAATACTGGCCTAAGACGGCGGCGAAAATTTAG
- a CDS encoding acetyl-CoA C-acetyltransferase — protein MAEAYIVAAARTAGGRKGGRLAGWHPADLAAKVLNELVDRTKADPAMVEDVIMGCVMQVGEQSNNVARNAIMASKLPESVPGTSIDRQCGSSQQALHFAAQAVMSGTMDVVIAAGVESMTRVPMGLSSQLPAKNGFGNYKSPGIEARYPNIVFSQFTGAEMMAEKYGLSKDDLDQYSYNSHQRAIAATQAGHFKKEIVPLDITRADGSKDTHHIDEGIRFDVTLDGIKGVKLIAENGKLSAASASQICDGASGVMVVNERGLKQLGVTPLARIHHMTMTGGDPVIMLDAPLHATKRALEKAGMKIDDIDLFEVNEAFASVPTGWLKTTGADPARLNVNGGAIALGHPLGGSGTKLMTTLVHALHQRGKRYGLQTMCEGGGMANVTIVERL, from the coding sequence ATGGCCGAGGCATACATCGTCGCCGCTGCGCGTACCGCGGGCGGGCGCAAGGGGGGCCGTCTCGCCGGCTGGCATCCGGCGGATCTCGCCGCAAAAGTGCTGAACGAGCTGGTCGACCGCACCAAGGCCGATCCCGCCATGGTCGAGGACGTGATCATGGGCTGCGTCATGCAGGTCGGCGAGCAATCCAACAATGTCGCGCGCAATGCGATCATGGCCTCGAAGCTGCCGGAGAGCGTGCCGGGCACCTCGATCGACCGCCAGTGCGGCTCCTCGCAGCAGGCGCTGCATTTCGCCGCGCAGGCCGTGATGTCCGGCACCATGGACGTCGTGATCGCCGCCGGCGTGGAATCGATGACGCGCGTGCCGATGGGTCTATCCTCGCAGCTGCCGGCCAAGAACGGCTTCGGCAATTACAAGAGCCCGGGCATCGAGGCGAGATATCCGAATATCGTGTTCAGCCAGTTCACCGGCGCCGAGATGATGGCCGAGAAGTACGGCCTGTCGAAGGATGATCTGGACCAATATTCCTATAACAGCCATCAGCGCGCGATCGCGGCAACGCAAGCCGGGCACTTCAAGAAGGAGATCGTGCCGCTCGACATCACCCGCGCCGACGGCAGCAAGGACACCCACCACATCGACGAGGGCATCCGCTTCGACGTCACGCTCGACGGCATCAAGGGCGTCAAGCTGATCGCCGAGAACGGCAAGCTCAGCGCCGCCAGCGCCAGCCAGATCTGCGACGGCGCCTCCGGCGTCATGGTCGTGAACGAGCGCGGGCTGAAGCAGCTCGGCGTCACACCGCTGGCGCGCATCCACCACATGACCATGACCGGCGGCGACCCCGTCATCATGCTCGACGCTCCCCTGCACGCCACCAAGCGCGCGCTCGAGAAGGCCGGCATGAAGATCGACGACATCGACCTGTTCGAGGTCAACGAGGCCTTTGCCTCGGTGCCGACCGGCTGGCTGAAGACCACCGGCGCCGACCCGGCGCGCCTGAACGTCAACGGCGGCGCCATCGCGCTCGGCCATCCGCTCGGCGGCTCCGGCACCAAGCTGATGACGACGCTGGTCCACGCCCTGCACCAGCGCGGCAAGCGCTACGGCCTCCAGACCATGTGCGAAGGTGGCGGCATGGCGAATGTGACGATCGTGGAGCGGCTGTAA
- a CDS encoding TetR family transcriptional regulator — MIERSSIEISLSDIAQKSGANAALVKYHFGNKDGLLLALLARDAATEMSNLEYLLAQPITATAKLKLHIAGIIRAYHRFPYMNRLIHYLLHESVAGSADEVSKFFVAPLLDFHRRLLAEGVSRGEFRATDPVLFYTSLIGACDHLFFGRHAMSRATGVGPVTDDVCRQYIKHMETLICGGILTQVEEAAAAG, encoded by the coding sequence ATGATCGAACGCTCCTCGATCGAGATTTCACTCAGCGACATCGCGCAGAAGTCGGGCGCCAACGCCGCGCTGGTCAAATATCATTTCGGCAACAAGGACGGCCTGCTGCTGGCGCTGCTCGCGCGGGACGCGGCGACGGAGATGTCCAATCTCGAATATCTGCTGGCGCAACCGATCACGGCGACGGCGAAGCTGAAGCTGCATATCGCCGGCATCATCCGGGCCTATCACCGGTTCCCCTATATGAACCGGCTGATCCATTATCTCCTGCACGAGAGCGTCGCCGGCTCCGCCGACGAAGTCTCAAAGTTCTTCGTCGCGCCGCTGCTCGACTTTCACCGCCGCCTGCTCGCCGAGGGCGTCAGCCGCGGCGAGTTCCGCGCCACCGATCCGGTGCTGTTCTACACCAGCCTGATCGGCGCCTGCGATCACCTGTTCTTCGGCCGGCACGCGATGTCTCGCGCGACCGGCGTCGGCCCGGTCACCGACGACGTCTGCCGGCAATATATCAAGCACATGGAAACGCTGATCTGCGGCGGCATCCTCACGCAAGTCGAGGAAGCTGCCGCGGCCGGATAA
- a CDS encoding SDR family NAD(P)-dependent oxidoreductase: protein MELKDVAVLITGGGSGLGEATARAMAAKGARIGVIDQNKDNAEKVAAEVKGVALHADVTSEEQIKAAIAKAEAAHGVARVLMNCAGIGGSQRIVGRDGVYPLEKFARIINVNLIGTFNCLRLFAERLVTIEPVGEERGVIINTASVAAYEGQIGQIAYSASKGGVVGLTLPAARDLASQKIRVNTIAPGLFFTPLLMGLNEEARKSLGAQVPHPSRLGDAKEYGSLAVHIVENPMLNGETIRLDGAIRMAPR, encoded by the coding sequence ATGGAATTGAAAGACGTAGCCGTTCTCATCACCGGCGGCGGTTCGGGCCTTGGCGAAGCGACCGCCCGCGCCATGGCGGCCAAGGGCGCCAGGATCGGCGTGATCGACCAGAACAAGGACAATGCCGAGAAGGTCGCGGCCGAGGTGAAGGGCGTCGCGCTCCATGCCGACGTCACCAGCGAGGAGCAGATCAAGGCGGCGATTGCCAAGGCGGAAGCTGCCCATGGCGTTGCCCGCGTGCTGATGAACTGCGCCGGCATTGGCGGCTCGCAACGCATCGTCGGCCGCGACGGCGTCTATCCGCTGGAGAAATTCGCGCGCATCATCAATGTCAACCTGATCGGCACCTTCAACTGCCTGCGGCTGTTCGCCGAGCGCCTCGTCACGATCGAGCCGGTCGGTGAAGAACGCGGCGTCATCATCAACACGGCGTCGGTTGCCGCTTACGAAGGCCAGATCGGCCAGATCGCCTATTCGGCCTCGAAGGGCGGCGTCGTCGGCCTGACCCTGCCGGCCGCGCGCGACCTCGCCAGCCAAAAGATCCGCGTCAACACCATCGCTCCCGGCCTGTTCTTCACGCCGCTGCTGATGGGGCTGAACGAGGAAGCCCGCAAGAGCCTGGGCGCCCAGGTGCCGCATCCCTCGCGTCTCGGTGACGCCAAGGAATACGGCTCGCTCGCCGTGCATATCGTCGAGAATCCGATGCTGAATGGCGAGACCATCCGCCTCGACGGCGCCATCCGCATGGCGCCGCGGTAG
- a CDS encoding enoyl-CoA hydratase/isomerase family protein — MSQPLLIEHDDGVDRVTLNRPDSLNALDPALIDALNDYFQGLQRNRETRVVVLRGAGQNFCAGLDLKAAMARRAGQQEPPGVTESLDSQRRIADIVMLMRRCPQPILSLVQGAAAGGGFALALASDIRIATKSARMNCAFIKLGLGGCDIGTSYFLPRLVGVSVASELILTGRFIGAERALAVGLVSEVVEEDKLDAAAEPYVDAMMTASPVGLRLSKECLNMSVDAGSLEAVIAMEDRNQVLCSRSEEFSEGIRAFLEKRKPVYIKR, encoded by the coding sequence ATGTCCCAACCGCTGCTGATCGAGCATGACGACGGCGTCGACCGGGTGACGCTCAATCGTCCTGACAGTCTCAATGCGCTCGATCCGGCGCTGATCGACGCGCTCAATGACTATTTCCAGGGCCTCCAGCGCAACCGGGAGACGCGCGTCGTCGTACTCCGGGGCGCCGGTCAGAATTTTTGCGCAGGCCTCGACCTCAAGGCGGCGATGGCTCGCCGGGCCGGGCAACAGGAGCCGCCCGGTGTCACGGAGTCACTCGATTCGCAGCGGCGCATCGCCGACATCGTGATGCTGATGCGGCGCTGTCCGCAGCCGATCCTGTCGCTGGTGCAGGGCGCGGCGGCCGGCGGCGGCTTTGCGCTGGCGCTGGCGTCCGACATCCGTATCGCGACGAAATCGGCGCGAATGAATTGCGCCTTCATCAAGCTTGGGCTCGGCGGCTGTGACATCGGCACCAGCTATTTCCTGCCGCGGCTGGTCGGGGTGTCGGTGGCGTCGGAGCTGATCCTCACGGGACGCTTCATCGGCGCCGAGCGGGCGCTTGCGGTTGGGCTCGTGTCCGAGGTCGTGGAGGAAGACAAGCTCGACGCCGCGGCCGAGCCTTATGTCGATGCGATGATGACGGCTTCGCCCGTGGGCCTGCGGCTGTCGAAGGAATGCCTCAACATGAGCGTCGATGCGGGATCGCTCGAGGCTGTCATCGCCATGGAGGATCGCAACCAGGTCCTGTGCAGCCGTTCCGAGGAATTTTCGGAAGGCATCAGGGCCTTCCTTGAGAAGCGAAAGCCTGTCTATATCAAGCGCTGA